In one window of Tenrec ecaudatus isolate mTenEca1 chromosome 3, mTenEca1.hap1, whole genome shotgun sequence DNA:
- the LOC142443538 gene encoding alcohol dehydrogenase E chain: MEEVEVAPPKANEVRIKMVATGVCRSDDHVVSGQLEMPFPVILGHEAAGIVESIGESVTTVKPGDKVIPLFTPQCGKCVVCKHPEGNLCLKSDLNKPRGTMQDGTVRFACKGKPIHHFLGTSTFAEYTVVDEISVAKIDPAAPLEKVCLIGCGFSTGYGSAVNVAKVSKGSTCAVFGLGGVGLCVIMGCKAAGAARIIGVDINKDKFAKAKEVGATECISPRDFKKPISEVLKEMSNGGVDFSFEVIGRHDTLISALACCNDAYGISVMIGVPPSSQNLEMNPALLLTGRTWKGAIFGGFKSKDSVPKLVSDFMAKKFSLDSIITHVLPFEKINEAFDLLRSGKSIRTILTF; encoded by the exons atggaggaggtggaggttgcTCCCCCCAAGGCCAATGAAGTTCGCATCAAG ATGGTGGCCACAGGAGTCTGCCGTTCAGATGACCATGTTGTTAGTGGACAACTGGAAATGCCTTTCCCTGTGATCTTAGGCCATGAAGCAGCTGGCATTGTGGAAAGCATCGGAGAAAGTGTGACTACAGTAAAACCAG GTGATAAAGTCATCCCACTCTTTACTCCCCAATGTGGAAAATGTGTCGTTTGTAAACACCCAGAAGGCAACTTATGCTTGAAAAGCGA TCTGAATAAGCCTCGGGGGACCATGCAAGATGGAACTGTCAGGTTTGCCTGCAAAGGGAAGCCCATCCACCATTTCCTCGGCACCAGCACCTTTGCTGAGTACACAGTGGTGGATGAGATCTCAGTGGCCAAGATTGACCCAGCTGCACCTCTGGAGAAAGTCTGCCTCATTGGCTGTGGATTTTCTACTGGTTATGGATCTGCTGTCAACGTTGCCAAG GTCTCCAAGGGCTCCACCTGTGCTGTGTTTGGCCTTGGGGGAGTCGGCCTTTGTGTGATCATGGGCTGCAAGGCAGCAGGAGCAGCCAGGATCATCGGAGTGGACATCAACAAAGACAAGTTTGCAAAGGCCAAAGAGGTGGGGGCCACTGAGTGCATCAGCCCACGGGACTTTAAGAAGCCCATCTCCGAGGTGCTGAAAGAAATGAGCAATGGAGGTGTGGACTTCTCGTTTGAAGTCATTGGTCGGCATGACACTTTG ATATCCGCCCTGGCATGCTGTAATGATGCATATGGTATAAGTGTCATGATAGGGGTACCTCCTAGCTCTCAAAACCTTGAGATGAACCCTGCGCTACTATTGACTGGACGCACCTGGAAAGGAGCCATTTTTGGTG GCTTCAAAAGTAAAGATTCTGTCCCCAAACTGGTGAGTGACTTcatggctaagaagttttcacTGGATTCAATAATAACCCATGTTTTACCTTTTGAAAAAATTAACGAAGCATTTGATCTTCTTCGCTCTGGAAAGAG